A stretch of the Archangium violaceum genome encodes the following:
- a CDS encoding glycoside hydrolase family 3 protein, with protein sequence MERLFSRRKSASCAALLLLTLTSCKPDPEPTPPPTEQPPTEQPPTEQPDDWPRIQSAIPRDEAIEARVEALLSTMSLEEKVGQITQVEIAHVTPAEVKQYHLGSVLNGGGSWPNGNKGSTVEEWNALADQLWEASMDPANPHQIPIIWGVDAVHGHNNVKGATIFPHNIGLGAANDPELVKRIGEVTAREVARTGLDWAFGPTLAVVRDDRWGRTYEGYSEDPAIVEAFGGKIVEGLQGQLAKDAKANEKVIASAKHYLGDGGTKEGKDQGITQVTEKDLRNIHGRGYFTALAAGAQTVMASFSSWQDAAQGEGAKAHKMHGNKYLLTDVLKTKMGFDGFVISDWNGIGQITRENSDSPRDCTNGDCPQAINAGVDMVMVPYRQDWKPFIENTIKSVQSGEIPQARLDDAVRRILRVKFRMGLFEKPKPSARNASHEIGTEENRAVAREAVRKSLVLLKNNGSTLPLARTARVLVAGKSADNLANQSGGWTITWQGTDITNADIGGGTTVWKAVQKIVPTATLDTSADGALADSSYDVAVVVIGETPYAEGQGDIGKNKTLELARLRPEDLTLINALKAKGVKKIVTVLFSGRPLYANKELNASDAFVAAWLPGTEGDGITDVLFRKEDGSVNYDFHGKLSYSWPKSPCQVSINKGDEGYAPLFPYGHGLTYAQPQELGALEETTQTHGCGTTPGGGGTTTEPLVLFERGNQDNWVMRMGAPSNWGGIDVQQNTSATTSLAANEIKATPVDDAGGLQWAAMNVVWSGTGQLYTQNQNGNVGRDLSAYLNSNGALVFSVKVNAAPTAPVNLSMHCVYPCLGEINFTQTLTQLEGKGWTELAVPLQCMADTGLDFTNVNSPFLLYTSGTLDLTLANIRWEPNKAGNVSCTGGEPPPAPIAITEDKDAYVNGISDTSFFATPNGWTAGTTGTVTVDPAFDVGGEKVIDVSMSGLKEGGGNGGFAFGLKEPNLMDVSAIAATGGVEFELNILDYGETTQDFWVKIVCDRKADSCATGDLKTLIGRPTPGTWTMVKIPFSSPSYQSSWNTARVSSVLEMLPAWGDQGGNIHFQLRNIRIKKQLD encoded by the coding sequence ATGGAACGGTTGTTCTCCCGGCGGAAGAGCGCATCCTGCGCGGCCCTTCTGCTGTTGACGCTGACATCCTGCAAGCCCGACCCGGAGCCCACGCCTCCCCCCACCGAACAGCCCCCCACGGAGCAGCCTCCCACCGAGCAGCCCGATGACTGGCCGCGCATCCAGAGCGCCATCCCCCGGGACGAGGCCATCGAGGCCAGGGTCGAGGCCCTGCTCTCCACCATGTCCCTCGAGGAGAAGGTCGGGCAGATCACCCAGGTGGAGATCGCCCACGTCACGCCCGCGGAGGTGAAGCAGTACCACCTCGGCTCCGTGCTCAACGGCGGCGGCTCCTGGCCCAACGGCAACAAGGGCTCCACCGTGGAGGAGTGGAACGCGCTCGCGGACCAGCTCTGGGAGGCCTCCATGGACCCGGCCAACCCCCACCAGATTCCCATCATCTGGGGCGTGGACGCGGTGCACGGGCACAACAACGTGAAGGGCGCCACCATCTTCCCGCACAACATCGGTCTGGGTGCCGCGAACGACCCGGAGCTGGTGAAGCGCATTGGCGAGGTGACGGCGCGCGAAGTGGCCCGCACGGGTCTGGACTGGGCCTTCGGGCCCACGCTCGCCGTCGTCCGGGATGACCGCTGGGGCCGCACCTACGAGGGCTACTCGGAGGATCCGGCCATCGTCGAGGCCTTCGGCGGGAAGATCGTCGAGGGCCTCCAGGGCCAGCTCGCCAAGGACGCGAAGGCGAACGAGAAGGTCATCGCCTCGGCCAAGCACTACCTGGGTGACGGCGGAACCAAGGAAGGCAAGGACCAGGGCATCACCCAGGTCACCGAGAAGGACCTGCGCAACATCCACGGCCGCGGCTATTTCACGGCGCTCGCGGCCGGTGCCCAGACGGTCATGGCGTCCTTCAGCAGCTGGCAGGACGCGGCCCAGGGAGAGGGCGCCAAGGCCCACAAGATGCACGGCAACAAGTACCTGCTGACGGACGTGTTGAAGACCAAGATGGGCTTCGACGGCTTCGTCATCTCCGACTGGAACGGCATCGGGCAGATCACCCGGGAGAACAGTGACTCGCCCCGGGACTGCACCAACGGCGACTGCCCGCAGGCCATCAACGCCGGCGTCGACATGGTGATGGTGCCCTACCGCCAGGACTGGAAGCCGTTCATCGAGAACACCATCAAGTCGGTCCAGAGCGGTGAGATTCCCCAGGCGCGCCTCGACGACGCCGTCCGCCGCATCCTCCGCGTGAAGTTCCGCATGGGCCTCTTCGAGAAGCCCAAGCCCTCCGCGCGCAATGCCTCGCACGAGATTGGCACCGAGGAGAACCGGGCCGTCGCCCGCGAGGCCGTCCGCAAGTCGCTCGTGCTCCTCAAGAACAACGGCTCCACCCTGCCCCTGGCCCGCACGGCCAGGGTGCTCGTGGCCGGCAAGAGCGCCGACAACCTCGCCAACCAGTCCGGCGGCTGGACCATCACCTGGCAGGGCACCGACATCACGAACGCGGACATCGGCGGCGGCACCACCGTCTGGAAGGCCGTCCAGAAGATCGTCCCCACCGCCACGCTCGACACCAGCGCGGACGGCGCCCTGGCGGATTCGTCCTATGACGTCGCCGTGGTGGTGATTGGCGAGACGCCCTACGCCGAGGGTCAGGGAGACATTGGCAAGAACAAGACCCTGGAGCTCGCCCGGCTGCGCCCGGAGGACCTCACGCTCATCAACGCCCTCAAGGCCAAGGGCGTGAAGAAGATCGTGACGGTGCTCTTCTCCGGCCGCCCGCTCTACGCCAACAAGGAGCTCAACGCGTCGGATGCGTTCGTCGCGGCCTGGCTGCCCGGCACCGAGGGTGATGGCATCACCGACGTGCTCTTCCGCAAGGAGGATGGCTCGGTCAACTACGACTTCCACGGCAAGCTGTCCTACTCGTGGCCCAAGAGCCCCTGCCAGGTGTCGATCAACAAGGGCGATGAGGGCTACGCGCCCCTCTTCCCCTACGGCCATGGCCTGACCTATGCGCAGCCCCAGGAGCTGGGCGCTCTCGAGGAGACGACCCAGACCCACGGCTGCGGTACGACGCCGGGCGGCGGCGGCACCACCACCGAGCCGCTGGTCCTCTTCGAGCGTGGCAACCAGGACAACTGGGTGATGCGCATGGGCGCGCCGTCCAACTGGGGCGGCATCGACGTGCAGCAGAACACCAGCGCCACCACCAGCCTGGCCGCCAATGAGATCAAGGCCACCCCGGTGGATGACGCGGGCGGCCTCCAGTGGGCGGCCATGAACGTCGTCTGGAGCGGCACGGGGCAGCTCTACACGCAGAACCAGAATGGCAACGTGGGCCGTGACCTCTCGGCCTACCTCAACTCCAATGGCGCGCTGGTCTTCTCCGTGAAGGTGAACGCCGCGCCGACCGCCCCGGTCAACCTCTCCATGCACTGCGTGTACCCGTGCCTCGGGGAGATCAACTTCACCCAGACCCTCACGCAGCTCGAGGGCAAGGGCTGGACCGAGCTCGCCGTTCCGCTGCAGTGCATGGCGGACACGGGCCTGGACTTCACCAACGTGAACTCGCCCTTCCTGCTCTACACCTCGGGCACGTTGGATCTGACGCTCGCCAACATCCGCTGGGAGCCCAACAAGGCCGGCAACGTGTCCTGCACGGGCGGCGAGCCGCCCCCGGCGCCCATCGCCATCACCGAGGACAAGGACGCCTACGTCAACGGCATCTCCGACACCTCGTTCTTCGCCACCCCCAATGGGTGGACGGCCGGCACGACGGGCACCGTGACGGTGGACCCCGCGTTCGACGTCGGCGGTGAGAAGGTCATCGACGTCTCGATGAGCGGCCTCAAGGAGGGTGGCGGCAACGGCGGCTTCGCCTTCGGGCTCAAGGAGCCGAACCTGATGGACGTCTCCGCGATCGCCGCCACCGGTGGCGTGGAGTTCGAGCTGAACATCCTCGACTACGGCGAGACCACCCAGGACTTCTGGGTGAAGATCGTCTGCGACCGCAAGGCGGACTCCTGCGCCACCGGCGACCTGAAGACCCTCATCGGCCGTCCCACGCCCGGGACCTGGACGATGGTGAAGATTCCGTTCTCCAGCCCCAGCTACCAGTCGAGCTGGAACACGGCCCGGGTCAGCTCCGTCCTGGAGATGCTGCCCGCCTGGGGTGACCAGGGCGGCAACATCCACTTCCAGCTGCGCAACATCCGCATCAAGAAGCAGCTCGACTAG
- a CDS encoding LysR family transcriptional regulator, with protein MGNKTSKTKPEVAISATTPDDLWDLRAFCLVVDHGSITAAAKQLGETKGSVSRRLSRLESALGVPLVRRSPRLVRPTEEGVLYRQRVGRALELIEDATDALKEAQGHPRGRLRVTAPPDFAHTVLAPVLARFCEAHRDISLELLLTDRELDFDANQLDIALRVASSLRDSSLVALRLLDAQMGFVASPAYLEREGRPRRLAELPAHRVLTMRRESGPSAVRLTPSVVVQDGAFLRSLALEGVGIAILPLALVEADLSQGRLVRLLSDQGSPIRISLYLLHPATPLLPARVRAFRDFMAHALQKQDRGPWGS; from the coding sequence ATGGGCAACAAGACATCGAAAACGAAACCCGAGGTTGCCATTTCAGCAACGACGCCAGACGACCTGTGGGACCTGCGTGCCTTCTGTCTGGTCGTGGACCACGGCTCGATCACCGCCGCGGCGAAGCAGCTGGGTGAGACCAAGGGCTCCGTGAGCCGAAGGCTCTCCCGCTTGGAGTCGGCCCTGGGTGTTCCCCTCGTTCGTCGCAGCCCCCGGCTCGTGCGGCCCACGGAGGAGGGGGTCCTGTACCGGCAGCGTGTTGGACGTGCGCTCGAGCTGATCGAGGACGCAACGGATGCGCTCAAGGAAGCACAGGGACACCCGCGCGGGCGGCTCCGTGTCACCGCTCCGCCGGACTTCGCCCATACGGTGCTCGCTCCGGTGCTCGCGCGGTTCTGTGAGGCCCACCGGGACATCTCGCTGGAACTGCTCCTGACCGACCGGGAGCTCGATTTCGATGCGAACCAGCTGGACATCGCTCTTCGCGTGGCCTCGTCCCTTCGAGACTCCTCGCTGGTCGCGCTTCGGCTGCTCGATGCGCAGATGGGCTTCGTCGCCTCACCGGCGTACCTCGAGCGAGAAGGCCGTCCGCGCCGCCTGGCGGAGCTCCCGGCGCATCGCGTCCTGACGATGCGTCGCGAGAGCGGGCCGAGCGCCGTTCGCCTCACGCCGAGTGTCGTGGTGCAGGATGGCGCGTTCCTCCGCTCCCTGGCGTTGGAGGGGGTGGGGATCGCCATCCTGCCCCTGGCCCTGGTCGAAGCGGATCTCTCGCAAGGGCGGCTGGTGCGGCTGTTGTCCGATCAGGGCAGTCCGATCAGGATCTCCTTGTACCTGCTGCATCCGGCCACTCCGTTGCTCCCCGCCAGGGTCCGCGCGTTCCGCGACTTCATGGCCCACGCGCTCCAGAAGCAGGACCGTGGGCCATGGGGCTCCTAG
- a CDS encoding DUF418 domain-containing protein, with amino-acid sequence MSESTPPAPAPGAPACPVDVSERVALLDVLRGFALCGVFVSNSFSWFSGRVLMPREQVLALAAPPLETVVTSLYNFFVNQKFVTLFSFLFGLGFSIQLARAEARGASIVPVYSRRLLVLLGIGVTHIFALWVGDVLSTYAVVGFALLLFRQRSDRTVLVWVAVLMVAVPLLIPALQRFGPILLQGAEAAAEAAKASEAHDNQLRARFLAGLSSDSFWTTQAANARYYVDAFFRSSRLLWMSVILGRFLLGLLAGRHLLLQDVERNRPVHRRLLVWGLVLGVLGNGTGLVVHRLRIAGLVDPAKDSWMFVLSAVSELGYLGLAAVYVAAFALLFQRERWRRVMQVLAPVGRMALTNYLLETVVSLCIYDGWGLGFVGRMPPSHSVAASLAVFALQIPFSHWWLSRFRFGPAEWLWRSLTYGRAQPMRLAPRSAEAPAAS; translated from the coding sequence ATGTCCGAATCCACTCCTCCCGCGCCCGCCCCCGGCGCTCCCGCCTGCCCCGTGGATGTCTCCGAGCGGGTGGCCCTGTTGGACGTGCTGCGCGGCTTCGCGCTGTGTGGCGTCTTCGTGTCCAACAGCTTCTCCTGGTTCAGTGGCCGCGTCCTCATGCCGCGCGAGCAGGTCCTGGCGCTGGCGGCGCCTCCGCTCGAGACCGTCGTCACCTCCCTCTACAACTTCTTCGTGAACCAGAAGTTCGTCACCCTCTTCTCCTTCCTCTTCGGGTTGGGCTTCTCCATCCAGCTCGCGCGCGCCGAGGCCCGGGGGGCCTCCATCGTCCCGGTGTACTCGCGGCGGCTGCTGGTGCTGCTGGGCATCGGCGTGACGCACATCTTCGCGCTCTGGGTGGGTGACGTCCTCTCCACCTACGCGGTGGTGGGCTTCGCGCTGCTTCTCTTCCGCCAGCGCTCGGACCGGACGGTGCTGGTGTGGGTGGCGGTGCTGATGGTGGCGGTGCCGCTGTTGATCCCCGCCCTCCAGCGTTTCGGCCCCATCCTGCTCCAAGGCGCGGAGGCGGCGGCCGAGGCGGCGAAGGCCAGTGAGGCCCATGACAACCAGCTGCGGGCGCGATTCCTGGCGGGGCTCTCCAGTGATTCCTTCTGGACGACCCAGGCGGCGAACGCGCGCTACTACGTGGACGCGTTCTTCCGGTCCAGCCGGTTGCTCTGGATGAGCGTCATCCTGGGCCGCTTCCTGCTGGGCCTGCTCGCGGGGCGGCACCTGTTGCTGCAGGACGTGGAGCGCAACCGCCCCGTGCACCGGCGGCTGCTCGTCTGGGGGCTGGTGCTGGGCGTGCTGGGCAATGGCACGGGGCTCGTGGTGCATCGCCTGCGCATCGCGGGGCTGGTGGATCCCGCGAAGGACTCCTGGATGTTCGTCCTGTCCGCCGTCTCGGAACTGGGCTACCTGGGCCTGGCCGCGGTGTACGTGGCCGCCTTCGCCCTGCTCTTCCAGCGCGAGCGGTGGCGGCGCGTGATGCAGGTGCTGGCCCCGGTGGGCCGCATGGCGCTCACCAACTACCTGCTGGAGACGGTGGTGAGCCTCTGCATCTACGACGGCTGGGGGCTGGGCTTCGTGGGCCGGATGCCGCCCTCGCACAGCGTGGCGGCTTCCCTGGCCGTCTTCGCGCTGCAGATACCCTTCAGCCACTGGTGGCTGTCACGCTTCCGCTTCGGCCCGGCCGAGTGGTTGTGGCGCTCGCTCACCTACGGCCGCGCGCAGCCCATGCGGCTGGCGCCCCGGAGCGCCGAGGCACCGGCGGCGAGCTGA
- a CDS encoding DUF1993 domain-containing protein, translating to MSLSMYQASVPVFIRMLGNLSAILGKAATYAETKKFDPSVLVNARLAPDMLPLSAQVQIACDSAKGCAARLAGIDIPSHPDTETSLTELQARITKTIDFLKSVSAAQIDGSEERTVTLKMRAQEMQVQGQPYLLNIVLPNFYFHITTAYAILRHNGLDIGKADFLGRS from the coding sequence ATGTCCCTGTCCATGTACCAGGCGTCGGTCCCCGTCTTCATCCGCATGCTGGGCAATCTGTCGGCGATCCTCGGCAAGGCCGCCACGTATGCCGAGACGAAGAAGTTCGATCCGAGCGTCCTCGTCAACGCCCGGCTGGCGCCCGACATGCTTCCCCTCTCCGCCCAGGTGCAGATCGCCTGTGATTCCGCGAAGGGCTGTGCCGCCCGCCTGGCGGGGATCGACATCCCCAGCCATCCCGACACCGAAACCAGCCTCACCGAGCTGCAGGCGCGCATCACCAAGACGATCGACTTCCTGAAGAGCGTGAGCGCGGCGCAGATCGACGGCAGCGAGGAGCGCACCGTCACCCTCAAGATGCGCGCCCAGGAGATGCAGGTCCAGGGGCAGCCCTACCTGCTCAACATCGTGCTGCCCAACTTCTACTTCCACATCACCACCGCCTACGCCATCCTGCGGCACAACGGCCTGGACATCGGCAAGGCGGACTTCCTCGGCCGTAGCTGA
- a CDS encoding aldo/keto reductase has protein sequence MEDAEKRGEMPYRTLGRTGEKVSAIGIGGWHIGLPKVDEKLAIRIVRDAIDRGINFMDNCWDYNEGLSELRMGKALRDGYRQKVFLMTKLDGRTKKEATRQLEHSLERLQTDCIDLVQHHEILRYEDPDRIFAEDGAHAALLEARKAGKLRYIGFTGHKDPRIHLYMLEVARENGFTFDAVQMPLNLMDAHFRSFSKLVLPELVKDGIGVLAMKTLANGSILQSKTVTAIECLHYALHLPTSVVITGVDSLAILDQAFEAARTFKPLSEAELQALLARTREAAMRGRYEPFKTSSIYDGTAANPKWLGGEPPELQALMMQE, from the coding sequence ATGGAGGACGCGGAGAAGCGCGGAGAGATGCCGTACCGGACGCTGGGGCGCACCGGGGAGAAGGTGTCGGCCATCGGCATCGGGGGCTGGCACATCGGACTGCCCAAGGTGGACGAGAAGCTGGCCATCCGCATCGTGCGGGACGCCATCGATCGCGGCATCAACTTCATGGACAACTGCTGGGACTACAACGAGGGCCTCAGCGAACTGCGCATGGGCAAGGCGCTCCGGGATGGCTACCGGCAGAAGGTCTTCCTGATGACGAAGCTCGACGGCCGCACGAAGAAGGAAGCCACCCGGCAACTGGAGCACTCGCTGGAGCGGTTGCAGACGGACTGCATCGACCTCGTGCAGCACCATGAAATCCTCCGCTACGAGGACCCCGACCGCATCTTCGCCGAGGACGGCGCGCACGCCGCGCTGCTGGAAGCCCGGAAGGCAGGCAAGCTGCGTTACATCGGCTTCACCGGGCACAAGGATCCACGCATCCACCTGTACATGCTGGAGGTGGCTCGGGAGAACGGCTTCACGTTCGACGCGGTGCAGATGCCCCTGAACCTGATGGACGCGCACTTCCGCAGCTTCTCCAAGCTCGTCCTGCCCGAGCTCGTCAAGGACGGCATTGGCGTGCTCGCGATGAAGACGCTCGCCAACGGCTCCATCCTCCAGTCGAAGACGGTGACGGCCATCGAGTGTCTGCACTACGCGCTCCACCTGCCCACCTCGGTGGTCATCACGGGCGTGGACAGCCTGGCCATCCTCGACCAGGCCTTCGAGGCGGCACGCACCTTCAAGCCCCTCTCGGAGGCGGAGCTGCAGGCGCTGCTGGCCAGGACGCGCGAGGCCGCCATGCGGGGCAGATACGAGCCCTTCAAGACCTCGTCCATCTACGACGGGACCGCGGCCAACCCGAAGTGGCTCGGCGGGGAGCCCCCGGAGCTGCAGGCGTTGATGATGCAGGAGTGA
- a CDS encoding PEP/pyruvate-binding domain-containing protein, with protein sequence MRSHSFIWVITSLVLSCSSRPSAPEEQVPEAACELVEEASAPEFLKHIGCQGDFHALASEPLDTRIPGARSVKVVLDGFDGDALYFQNSRKYPIHYAFVSSHLSGHGLPLVGSLADFNQTEYYAPDRRFLLGTVTYYEGPGVWALELAPYDTASAEMLTRLHEAVRDAGYFGSELIFHPTSQALEAEAKNLPPAIRVMTTDALYAATDYQPLNLATSVGRLRFVKADELKTTYLAYRDIVVLDRLPNDISTVVGIITEEFQTPLSHVNVLSQNRQTPNMGLRQAMSHPQLRALEGRWVRLTVGAFSWSIEEVTSAEADAYWEAHKPVPVVLPAADLSVRDLRDIQDVVVEGQGPLREAIKAAVPAFGGKAAHYSVLARTEGLPVRKAFAIPAFYYVQFMEENGFFARVDALLAEPSFKEKPEIRDARLKELRADMKKAPVNAGLQALLKAKLAADYPGLTMRFRTSTNSEDLEGFPCAGCYESHTGDPSDWEDVLEAIRKTWASVWLFRTFEEREYNGIPHESVVMALLVHHNFPDEEANGVALTANPFDPSGLQPGFYVNVQTGGDAEVVHPPPGITSDQFIYEFHQPGLPLTYLSHSNLVEAGHTVLTSAQVFELGKALTLIHERFSPAYGPLAGHTGWYAMDVEFKFDGEPGEPPKLSVKQARPHPGRGR encoded by the coding sequence ATGCGCTCGCACTCGTTCATCTGGGTGATCACCTCGCTCGTCCTCTCGTGCTCGTCGAGACCGTCAGCCCCCGAGGAGCAGGTGCCGGAAGCGGCCTGTGAGCTGGTGGAGGAGGCCTCGGCCCCCGAGTTCCTGAAGCACATCGGATGTCAGGGGGACTTCCATGCCCTCGCGTCGGAGCCGCTCGACACGCGCATCCCGGGTGCCCGCTCGGTGAAGGTCGTGTTGGATGGGTTCGACGGTGACGCACTCTACTTCCAGAACAGCCGGAAGTACCCCATCCATTACGCGTTCGTCTCCTCGCACCTCTCCGGCCACGGGCTGCCGCTGGTCGGCTCGCTGGCGGACTTCAACCAGACCGAATACTACGCGCCGGACCGCCGCTTCCTCCTCGGCACCGTCACGTATTACGAAGGGCCCGGCGTCTGGGCACTGGAGCTCGCCCCCTACGACACCGCCTCCGCGGAGATGCTGACCCGGCTCCACGAGGCCGTTCGCGACGCCGGCTACTTCGGCTCCGAGCTGATCTTCCACCCCACCTCGCAAGCGCTCGAAGCCGAGGCGAAGAACCTGCCGCCCGCCATCCGGGTCATGACGACGGACGCGCTCTACGCGGCCACCGACTATCAGCCGCTCAACCTCGCCACCTCGGTCGGGCGGCTGCGCTTCGTCAAGGCGGATGAGCTGAAGACGACCTATCTCGCGTACCGGGACATCGTCGTGTTGGATCGCCTGCCCAATGACATCTCGACCGTCGTCGGCATCATCACCGAGGAGTTCCAGACGCCGCTGTCGCACGTGAACGTGCTGTCGCAGAACCGCCAGACGCCCAACATGGGGCTGCGCCAGGCCATGAGCCACCCCCAGCTCCGAGCGCTCGAGGGCAGATGGGTCCGGCTCACCGTCGGCGCGTTCAGCTGGAGCATCGAGGAGGTGACGAGCGCCGAGGCCGATGCGTACTGGGAAGCGCACAAGCCGGTGCCCGTGGTGCTCCCCGCGGCGGACCTGTCGGTGAGGGATCTGCGCGACATCCAGGACGTCGTGGTCGAGGGCCAGGGTCCGCTGCGCGAGGCCATCAAGGCCGCGGTCCCCGCGTTCGGAGGCAAGGCCGCGCACTACTCCGTCCTGGCCAGGACGGAGGGGCTCCCCGTGCGAAAGGCCTTCGCGATCCCCGCCTTCTATTACGTGCAATTCATGGAGGAGAACGGGTTCTTCGCCCGGGTGGATGCGCTGCTCGCCGAGCCCTCCTTCAAGGAGAAGCCCGAGATTCGCGACGCGCGCCTGAAGGAGCTCCGCGCCGACATGAAGAAGGCACCGGTGAACGCCGGGCTCCAGGCACTGCTGAAGGCGAAGCTGGCGGCGGACTACCCGGGGCTGACCATGCGGTTCCGCACCAGCACGAACAGCGAGGACCTGGAGGGCTTTCCGTGCGCGGGCTGCTACGAGTCACACACGGGAGACCCCAGCGACTGGGAGGACGTCCTCGAGGCCATCCGGAAGACCTGGGCCAGCGTCTGGTTGTTCCGCACGTTCGAGGAGCGCGAATACAACGGCATCCCCCACGAGTCCGTCGTGATGGCGCTGCTCGTGCACCACAACTTCCCGGACGAGGAAGCCAATGGCGTGGCGCTCACGGCGAACCCCTTCGACCCCTCCGGCCTGCAGCCCGGGTTCTATGTGAACGTCCAGACTGGCGGAGACGCCGAGGTGGTGCACCCACCGCCGGGAATCACGAGCGACCAGTTCATCTACGAGTTCCACCAACCCGGCCTCCCCCTCACGTACCTGTCCCACTCCAACCTGGTGGAGGCCGGCCACACGGTGCTGACGTCCGCCCAGGTCTTCGAGCTCGGCAAGGCCCTCACCCTCATCCACGAGCGCTTCTCGCCCGCCTACGGGCCCCTGGCGGGCCACACCGGCTGGTACGCCATGGATGTCGAGTTCAAGTTCGACGGCGAGCCCGGCGAGCCGCCGAAGCTGTCCGTCAAACAGGCGCGTCCGCACCCCGGCAGGGGGAGATGA
- a CDS encoding protocatechuate 3,4-dioxygenase gives MSTTTKNNMTRREVLGGLGLTLAAVPVSQLLLACGDKDPGPGGTGWATGGTAAMTGASAYPNPFASDSGTACKLTCEQILGPCYGNTLVRKDISEGHDGLPVRLALRVLDESCKPVPGATVDIWHAGPVGVYSGDDQHPFCNPDNQEARAARWFRGVQTTDADGRVDFDTCFPGWYSGRAIHIHFTIKIAGTESVTSQLYFEDSLNDDIIGTQPLYNTRGQRDTRNTADTVVAQERMSDFILQTQKMPDGALLAWKTLIVRSSTGTPLCEAHSQFMKDLMNSGIDPNDPDTYPPGAPNP, from the coding sequence ATGAGCACGACGACGAAGAACAACATGACGCGCCGGGAGGTTCTCGGCGGACTCGGCCTGACATTGGCGGCGGTGCCAGTCAGTCAGCTCCTCCTCGCCTGCGGTGACAAGGACCCGGGGCCTGGAGGAACGGGCTGGGCGACCGGGGGCACCGCCGCGATGACCGGCGCCAGCGCCTATCCCAACCCGTTCGCCTCCGATTCGGGCACGGCGTGCAAGCTGACGTGCGAGCAGATCCTGGGTCCCTGCTATGGGAACACGCTGGTCCGCAAGGACATCAGCGAGGGCCATGATGGGCTGCCCGTGCGCCTCGCGCTCCGCGTGCTGGATGAGTCCTGCAAGCCCGTCCCGGGCGCGACCGTCGACATCTGGCATGCCGGGCCGGTGGGGGTCTACTCGGGCGACGACCAGCACCCGTTCTGCAATCCCGACAACCAGGAGGCCCGCGCCGCGCGGTGGTTCCGCGGTGTGCAGACGACGGATGCCGACGGCCGGGTGGACTTCGATACCTGCTTCCCTGGCTGGTACTCGGGCCGGGCCATCCACATCCACTTCACGATCAAGATCGCCGGCACCGAGTCCGTGACGTCCCAGCTCTACTTCGAGGACTCGCTCAACGACGACATCATTGGCACCCAGCCGCTCTACAACACGCGCGGCCAGCGCGACACGCGCAACACGGCCGACACGGTCGTGGCGCAGGAGCGGATGAGCGACTTCATCCTCCAGACCCAGAAGATGCCGGATGGCGCGCTGCTGGCCTGGAAGACCCTCATCGTCCGCTCGTCGACCGGCACTCCCCTGTGCGAGGCCCACAGCCAGTTCATGAAGGATTTGATGAACTCCGGCATCGACCCCAACGACCCGGACACCTACCCACCGGGCGCCCCGAATCCCTGA
- a CDS encoding BON domain-containing protein encodes MANRDYETRRYLGDDRERWAGRDRDFDEGFRGSDMGPRQERGPWQGGQGYSGSGRGFEDYGQDRGYNLQGNYNQGNYNQGSYNPPGYYNSPSNYGGGYSERDLGYDRGYGSYGVRDRNEGLYGRRDHNERGPIERLGDRFREGLRKLGKAPKAYTRSDDRIREDVYDRLMHGWVNAEHVEVQVKNGEVTLTGLVEERRDKRIIEDIIEDVLGVKDVHNQLKVGTAEQFNTNTGGSSTSVTKVVRS; translated from the coding sequence ATGGCGAACAGGGACTACGAGACGCGTCGATACCTGGGAGATGACCGGGAGCGCTGGGCAGGCCGGGATCGGGACTTCGACGAAGGCTTCCGGGGCAGTGACATGGGGCCGCGGCAGGAGCGCGGTCCGTGGCAGGGCGGCCAGGGGTACTCGGGCAGCGGCCGCGGGTTCGAGGATTACGGCCAGGACCGCGGCTACAACCTCCAGGGCAATTACAATCAGGGCAATTACAATCAGGGCAGCTACAACCCTCCGGGCTACTACAACTCCCCGAGCAACTACGGAGGCGGGTACTCCGAGCGCGACCTCGGGTACGACCGGGGCTACGGGAGCTACGGGGTGCGCGACAGGAACGAGGGCCTCTACGGCCGCCGCGACCACAACGAGCGCGGCCCGATCGAGCGGCTCGGCGACCGGTTCCGCGAGGGACTGCGCAAGCTGGGCAAGGCGCCCAAGGCGTACACGCGCTCGGATGACCGCATCCGCGAGGACGTCTACGACCGGCTCATGCACGGGTGGGTGAACGCCGAGCACGTGGAGGTGCAGGTGAAGAACGGAGAAGTCACGCTGACCGGCCTGGTCGAGGAGCGCCGCGACAAGCGCATCATCGAGGACATCATCGAGGATGTCCTCGGCGTGAAGGACGTGCACAACCAACTCAAGGTGGGCACCGCCGAGCAGTTCAACACCAACACCGGGGGCTCCTCCACCTCGGTGACGAAGGTCGTCCGCTCGTAG